ATGAAGAATTCATGAAAGAAATTAAATGGGTTACGGCATTAAAACTAAGAGCTACTTATGGTGTTAACGGAAATATTGATCAATCTACAACGCCATATATTACTGCTACAAGAAGAAACGATAACTTATATCAATCTTTACAATATACGAACATCACAGCACAACCAAACCCAATGTTAAGATGGGAAAAAACACAAAGTACAAACGTTGGTGTTGATTATAGCTTGTTTAGAGCAAAATTAAACGGTAGCATTGATGTATATCGTAAATACAGCAGCGATTTATTGGCGACAACCGATTTAGATCCTACTGTAGGAGCTTTGTCTAGAAGAATTAATGCTGGAGCATTATTGAACAAAGGAGTAGAGTTTAGTGTTGGTTCTGATTGGTACAACAACGGCAGTTTCCGTATTGGTTCTAATGTAATTTTAGGATTCAACAAAACAACGGTTAAAAAAGTTACCAGAGCACAATCAACATCGTCAGTATATGTTAGTTCGCCAATTGATTACTTCTTTGAGAATGAGACCTACAATAGTTTGTATGCTTATCAATATGGAGGAACAACAAACGGTTATCCTTATGTTTTAGATGAAAACGGAAATCCGTCTATCACTTTTGATGCCAATGGAAATCCAGTTGCGACATCAATCAAAAGCGTTACAAATCCTGACGCTTTAGTGAACATGGGAAGTTTAACGCCAACTTACACAGGTTCGTTATCACAAAGATTCTCATACAAACAATTTGACCTGAATTTCCTATTTGTTTTCTCAGGAGGAAACGTAATGCGTAAAGAAACTATCGACATGAGTTCAGATGCAGTCAATCTTTCAGGAATTACAGAACGTTATACAGATGCAAATCCAAATGGTAACACACGTTTGTATGTAGATTTTGACGAAAGTGTTAGAAACTATGCGGGAACAATCAGCAGTCAATGGAGAAATTCAAGTGCCAATGTTGTAGATGGAGATTATATCAAACTAAGAAACGTTTCATTAGGCTATAACTTACCAAAAGCTTTTGCAACTAGAATGAATATCTCTTCGGCTAAATTTACTTTCCAGATGAACAATATCTGGTATTGGAGTGCTGCAGGAAATAGAATTGATCCAGAAGTTTATTCAGCTAATTCTGGTACACGTAATTTACCATTGCCAAAAACATATCTATTTGGCTTTAATCTTACTCTTTAAACTATGAAAAAGATATATATATCAATAGTATCACTAATGATGTTAGGTTTGACATCTTGTGAAGATTATACAGACGTAACTCCAAAAGGATCTCTGGTAATCGAAACTGCCGATCAGTTTTTGGAATTGGTATCACTTCCAGGACGTGGTTATCCAATTAATAACTTTCAATATTTGTCAGATGATCAATGGATGAGAGAGGCGAATGTAATAGGAAGAACTCCAAACATCGATATTCTTAATTTTACTTTTGACGAAAGTGTTGATCGAGTTTCATTAATGACCGGATCCAGTTTTTACAATCAGGCTTATAATTACATTAACCGATGGAATACTATTATTTCGTTAGTAGATAATAGTAAGGGAGATGAAAATACGAAACGATTAGCAAAAGCAGAAGCTAAGATTTACCGAGCTTATGATCACTTTTTGTTAGTAAACACTTATGCAAAAGGTTATGATCCTAGCACTGCGGCTACAGATGGTGGAATTTGTATTATGGATAAATTTGATTTAGAAGCACAGCCTTCAAAATCTACTGTGGCACAGGTTTATGATTTTATTCAAAAAGATGTTGAAGAAGCATTGCCGTATATTTTAGAAAAACCAGCTGATGTATATCATCCGTCTTTAGCATTTGCTTATGCTTTTAAAGCGAAAGTTCATTTGTTTAAACGCGAAATTGCAAAAGCTCAGGAAGCTGCTGAAAAATCATTGAGCTATAACAATCAGATATTTGATTTGGTAGCTTATAACGCTCAAGGCGGACCAACTGCAGTTGCTGTTCCTGCTGCCAATAATGTTGAAGTATTAAGTTATATGTATATGACAGGGTATAACGAAATGAACTTTGCACAGAGTTATATTATCAGCCCAGAATTAAGAACATTATTCGGCACAAATGATGCACGTTTTAATTTATTCTTCAATTCTACCAGCACAACCAATTTAGATCAAGGTTCAGGTACAGCGTATTGGGCAACACAATATACAAGATTTTTCTACCCAACAGTTGGGATGAAAACAACCGAAGTGTATTTGATGCAGGCTGAATGTTTGGCAAGACAAGATAAACTGAATGAAGCAGTTGCAGTTTTAAATACCTTAAGAGCAAAACGTATTCTTTCTGGTACTGTAAATTTAACGGTTCCAGCTACTCGAAAAGAAACAATGGCATTGGTTATTAATGAAAGAAGAAAAGAACTGCTTTTAGGTTTTAACCGTTTCTTTGATTTGAAGAGATTGAATACAGAAACCGAATACGCCAAAACGGTTACAAGAGTATTTCCAATAGTAAACAAAACGGTTCCTCAAAAAACGTATACATTGCAGCCAAATTCTCGATTGTATATTATTCCGTTTCCTTTGTCTGCTTTGCAAAAGAACCCAAAATTGACTTTAAATACAGACGAAAAACTTCCATTTTAATTCGATGAAGAAATTATTTATTTTACTAATCATGCTGTCTTTTGGACAGCATGGTTTTGCTCAAACTCCAGAAAAAAAAGCCGACAGCACCAGCACACAACCAAAAGGAATGCTGGCTTACAATAAAGTGATTACAGACAAAGCCAAAAGCAAGTCGGGTCTTTTTATGGTAAGTCAGGTGGATACGAAATACTATTTTCAAATTCCAGACAGCTTATTCAACCGATATATGTTGGTGGTAACTCGATTTCTTTCGACACCAGAAGGAATGGGAGTTTTTGGAGGAGAAAAAGCCAACGAGCAGACTATTTATTTTGAAAAAGGGGCAAATAACACCGTTTTTTTAAGATCATTACAGTACAGACAAGACGTTCGTTCTGCTGATTCGATGCTGGCAAAAGCATTGGCTGGAAGCAACGAAAATCCAATTGTTGCCGCTTTTCCAATCAAAACAACCAATCCTGATAACGGAAATGTGGTTATTGATGTAACCGATGTTTTTAAGAAAGACAATGCGATGTTTGCTATTGAAAGCAAAGAAAAAACAGAGAAAAAACTAACGTCTCTTGCTGATGACAAATCTTTTATTGAAAGCATCGATACCTATCCAATCAATATTGAAGTCAAAACAACAAAGACGTATACAAGTTCTACAGCAAGCAGCGGCAGTATTACATTGCGATTAAATACTTCAATTGTATTACTTCCAAAAACGCCAATGCGTAAACGTTTCTTTGATGAAAGAGTAGGGTATTTTGCGAATAAATATGTTTTGTTTGATGATGATGAACAAAGCGCACAGAAGAAATTTATTGTGCAACGTTATCGTTTAGAGCCAAAAGACAAAGACATCAAAAAATATCTAAGAGGCGAATTGGTAGAACCAAAAAAACAGATCGTTTATTATATTGATCCTGCAACACCAAAAAAATGGAGACCCTACTTAATTGCAGGAATCAACGATTGGCAGAAAGCTTTTGAGGCAGCAGGTTTTAAAAATGCAATTGTAGGTAAAGAATGGCCAGAAGATGATAAAACAATGAGTCTCGAAGATGCAAGATATTCTGTCGTAAGATATCTGGCTTCTGAAACACCAAATGCTTATGGTCCAAGAATTAGTGACCCAAGAAGCGGCGAAATTATGGAAAGCCATGTAGGCTGGTATCATAATGTGATGAAATTGGTTCAGAGATGGTACATGATTCAAGCCGGGCCTTTAGATGCAAGAGCTAGAAAAATGCATTTGGATGATGAATTAATGGGACAGTTAATTCGTTTTGTTTCTTCACATGAAATTGGACATACTATTGGTTTACGTCATAATATGGGAGCGAGCAGTGCAACTCCTGTAGAAAAACTTCGTGATAAAAAATGGGTGGAAGAAAATGGTCATACCGTTTCTATTATGGATTATGCTCGTTTTAATTATGTAGCACAGCCAGAAGATAATATTAGCCCAAAAGGAATTTATCCAAGAATTGGAGCTTATGACAAATGGGCTGTAGAATGGGGGTATACCTATTATCCAAACGCTAAAGATGAATTTGAAGAAGAAAAGACCCTTGCCAAATTAACGACAGATAGTTTAACGGCCAATCCTAAATTATGGTTTGGAGGCGAAGGAAAAGACGAAGATCCGCGCAGTCAGTCAGAAGATTTAGGAGACGATTCAGTAAAGGCGAGTGATTACGGAATTAAAAATCTGAAAAGAGTAGTTCCAAATTTGATTCAATGGACGTATCAGCCAAACGATGCTTACGATAATCTATCGGATATGCATAAAGCCGTTGTATCGCAGTATAGCCGCTATTTGTATCATGTACTGAAAAATATTGGCAACAATTATGTAACCAAAAGAACTGTTGACGAAAAAGGAGTAGTGTATCAGCCAGTTCCGAAAGCAAAAGTAAAAGCATCAATCGATTATGTTGGCAGACAATTGTTTACTGCACCTTTATGGATGTATCCAAAGGAAATTGACCAGCTTATTCCTTTAAAAACGGCAGACCAAATATCAGATCAGCAGAATCAGATTTTAAATATGCTTTTAAGTTCTGGAATGCTTTACAATATCAGCGTAAAAGCAATACAGTTTGAAGGAGCTTATACCGTTCCAGAGTTTTTAAATGATTTAGGTCAGACGGTTTGGGTAAAATTCAGCGGAGATGAAAAACAAGATTTTTATAGAAGAAGTTTACAGCGCGCTTATGTTGAAAAATTAGGAATGCTTTTATTGCCGAAAGAATTAGAGCCTGGAAAAGCAGCAAATGCAGCACAGCGAAGCGATGTAAGATTGTACGGAAAACAGCATTTGGTAAAATTAAGAGAGGATGTTACCAAATTAATGAACGGAGCAACCGGTTTAAGCAAAGATCATTACGAAGCAATCTTGATCGAAATAGACAAAATAGTTTCAAAATTAAATTCAACAACAACGATATGAAAAAATTATTAGTTATCGCATTTATTTTTATTAGCGGTTTCACTCAGGCACAGGTAACCTCAAAAGAAGAAGTAACGGCAGATTTGGTTCAAAAAAGAGAAGAACAAAAAAAGGAAATTACTAAAAATTATCTGGCTTTAAAAAACAGCTTAATAACTTCAGATAGTCTTGCTGTTGTAAAAAATGCTGAAGGTTTAAAGAATTCTTTGAAAAATTTCAAGTTTAAAAAGTTAACGCTGGATCAAATGAATGCAGCAACTACAACAAGAAAAGCAATTTCAGATTTAGCAGCTGAAATGGCAGCAACTAAAAATATTAATAAACAGCGTAAAATTTTTGAAACACTTTCGGTTAAATATTGGGATGTGGCTTCAAAATTCAAAGCAGCTGATGCAACATTATATTTACAGGTTTGTCCAATGACAGGCGCTGTATGGACAAGTGATAGCAAGGAAATCAAAAATCCTTATTATCCAAAAAATATGCTGACTTGTGGAGAAGTAAAAGCAAGTTTGTAGTTTTTTTAATTTGAATTAGTTTGATGAATACGGTATTCTAACAGAAGCCGTATTTGTCGTTTCTACTATATTTTTCGTTTGATGCTTTTGCAAAGCATTAAAATGATCAAAAAGCCAAGCCGTGAGGTTTGGCTTTTTTTTTACCTATTCTAGACTCCTAAATTTTTCTTCTAGAGATTTTTTTTCATTTTTTAAAACATTTAAAAGGGCTAAAAGTGTATTTTAAAACAGCTTTTTTTTAATCTAAATCCCTTCAGTTTAGTAAAATTCTTATTAAGTGTGAAAAAATATTTACATTTTTAATTTCTTTGTTTTCAGTTGTTTATAAATAAGTTATCGTTTTCGTTAACATTTTTTTTGCAAAAAAATTGCATTAAAACTTTCATATTAAAATTTTTAATTTACTTTTGTTCTATCAAATTAGTAGAGTTTAAATTTTCCAATAATGAAGACGAGTAAAAACATTTCACTTTCAAACAAACAGAAACCTTTTAGCTGTTTCAATCTCATGTGCAGCTTCTGTTAAAAGTCTTCAATTCCCAATTTCAATAAATTTTTATTAGAGTGAACCTTAGTAATAGGGCAGATCTTGTATAGGCCAATAGAAAAAATAATAACCAAAAAAAGAAGAAAAAATGAAAAAACGAATGTGTAGCCGGTAAAAAAATATACCATTCCTGTAGTCGCAGAAATGGTCGAGCTTAAAAAAATATACATCTCTAGAAGGGAAGCGGCAACAGATTTTTTCTGTTGAATGCAATCCTTGATTTATCAAACTAAAAAGAACTAATGAAAAAAATATTAAATAGATATATTGGATTATGTGTTTTATTGATTTCCATAGGTGCGACAGCTCAGGAAACACAGCCACTGATTCAGTCAAAAATTGGTGGAACAATCATAGATGCCGTTACAAAAGAACCTATTATTGGAGCATCAATTGTGATTAAAGGTACTACGCATGGTGTTCAAACCGATTTTGATGGTAAATTTTATTTCCAAACAGGACAAAAACTGCCTTACACCGTAATAGTAAGTTACTTGGGTTACAAAAAGAGAGAATTTGTAATCAATGAAAATTCAGTGGTTATTGATCTTACAGAAGAACAAAATCAATTGTCAGAAGTAGTGGTTACGGCACTTGGGATTTCAAAAGAAAAGAAATCTCTAGGATATACAACTCAAGCGCTTAAAAACAAAGACATTGCTGAAACAAAAGAAACGAACTTCTTAAATAGTCTTAGCGGAAAATTAGCTGGAGTTCGTATTACAAACTCTCAAGGAGATATGGGATCTTCTCGTATTATCATTCGTGGGGAAACTTCTATTGCAGGAAACAACCAGCCATTGTTTGTGGTAGATGGAGTTCCGGTAGATAACTCACAGTTAGGAAGTGTAGGAGGAGCAACGCGTGACTTTAAAAATGCCATTGCCGATTTAAATCCAAACGATATTGAAACTTTAACGGTATTAAAAGGACCAAACGCGGCGGCGCTTTACGGATCACGTGCGGCACATGGTGTGGTTTTGATTACCACGAAATCTGGAAAGAGCCAAAAAGGATTAGGAATCACTTTTAATTCTGGGATTACAATTTCTCAAGTTGCAACATTGCCAAGTTTTCAAAACTCATACGGACAAGGTTCAAATGGAAGATTTAGTTTTGTGGATGGAAAAGGAGGAGGAGTAAACGACGGTGTTGACGAAAGCTGGGGGCCAAGAATGGACGGACGTTTAATTCCACAGTTTTTTTCAAATGGTCAGGCAGTGCCTTTTGTTGCGCATCCTAACAATGTGAAAGACTTCTTTAATACAGGAGTTACATACGACAATAGTATTTCGGTTGCAAGATCAGATGAAAAATCAGATTTCCGTTTAGGAGTAAACAATCAAAAACAATTGGGAACAGTACCAAATAGTGAAGTAAACAAAACAAACTTTACCATTAACACGAATTACCAAATTTCAAAAAGCATAAAAGTAGGAGTTACAGGTAATTATATTACAACTAATGCTCCAGCTTTACCAGGTGGCCCATCGGGGAATCGTGCTGCAGGTGTAATGCTTCAGTTTTTATGGTTCGGTCGTCAGGTTGATATCAATGAGCTTCAGAATAACAGAGATGTGAACTGGAACAACAGCTACTACAGTAACCCTTACTGGAATGCTTATTACAATACCACAAGCCAGCAGCGTAACCGTTTTATTGGAGATGTGCATTTGGATGCAAAATTGGCTGATGGTCTTAATTTTAGATTCCGTACAGGAGTTGATTATTACAATGACCGTAGAAAATATACGATCAAATACGGTACAAACGGAACGCCTTTCGGATCATACGCTGAAGATGCTTACACTGTAAACGAACAAAACACGGAAGGTATTTTTACTTATACTAAAAAACTGAATGACGATTTTAGTTTAGACGCTCTTGCCGGATTCAATATCCGTAATCACAGCGACGCAAACAACTATCAAAAAGCACCACGTTTAGCGGTACCGGATTTATATACTTTAACGAATTCAAGAGATCCGTTGACATCATCAAATACATTGTCAAGATTGAGAGTATATAGTGCTTATGCTTCTGCACAATTAGGGTATAAAAATTATGCGTATTTAAATTTAACGGCTCGTAACGACTGGTCATCAACATTACCAAGCAGCAACCGTTCTTATTTCTACCCTTCTATTAATGGAAGTTTAGTTTTATCAGAAGCTTTAAACTTAAAAAGTAATACACTCGATTTCTTAAAAATACGCGGAGGTTGGTCTGAAGTAGGTAATGATGCAGATCCTTATCAGTTATCAACGATTTACAATTTCCAGACCGCATTTGACGGAAATCCAATTCAAACTTCTTCACAAAAGAAATTGAATGAGAATTTGAAACCAGAAACGACTCGTTCAACAGAGGTTGGTTTAGAAGCTACTTTCTGGAAAAACAGATTACATTTTGATGTGGCTTATTATAACACAAATAGTTTCGACCAGATTTTGGAAATCAAAACAACGGCTTCGAGCGGATACAATTCACAGTTAATCAATGCTGGAAAAGTAAATAATAGAGGTTTAGAGATTCAATTAGACGGAAGTCCTATTCAAACTGAAAACTTCAAATGGAATATTGGAGCAAATTACTCAAGAAATAGAAGTAAAGTAGAGATATTGGATTATGCAAGACAAATTCAAAACTATACAATTGGTACTTCAGGAGGCGTTGATGTATTGGCTTCTGTAGGACAAGCTTACGGAGCACTTTACGGAACTGCGTATTTACGTGATGCCAGCGGAAACATTGTTGTAGGATCAAACGGTTTACCAAAAGCAGATCCGACAAAAAGAGTTTTAGGACATTATACTCCGGATTATTTAGCAGGTGTGACAAATACCTTAACTTATAAAAATATTGAATTATCGTTCCTTGTTGATGCAAGTGTAGGTGGAGAAATTTTTTCAGGAACTAACAGAACAGGAACTTATACAGGAGTATTAGCTTCAACGCTTCCGGGACGTGGTGCTGAAAATGGTGGTTTAACTTATTATTTGGATGGTACAACAAAAACTCAGGTTCCAAACGGAACTACAGCATATGATGACGGTATGATTTTTAAAGGAGTATACGAAAACGGAACTCCAAACACTACAATACTAAGTGCACAAGAATATTACAAAGCATCATACAACATCAGTGAAGCTTATATCTATAGCTCAACTTTTGTAAAAATGAGAGAAATTAAATTGGCTTACAATTTCAATAAATCATTTGCTAGAAAACTGGGATTAGAAGGAGCAAGTATTACTGCTGTTGGACGTAACTTATTCTTTATCTATAAAGATGCACCTAATATTGATCCTGAAACGGCTTTCAATACTGGAAATGCACAAGGTTTGGAAAGTTTGTCTTTACCAACAACCAGAAATTTCAGTCTTAATGTTAATCTTAAATTCTAAAAACAAGAAATCATGCTAAAAAAGCTATCATATATAATCTTATTTGGATTGACACTGACCTCATGCAGTGATACTTTGGATGATATCAATAAAAATCCAAATGCAACCGAAACTCCACTGGCACCTTACTTGTTGACAGGCTCATTAAAACAAGGAGCTGATTTATACTGGGGTTCAGAAAATAACTTTAACTCGTCTTTGTTATTCGTACAGCATTGGGCTAAGATCCAATATACGGAACCAGATAGATACGATGTTTCAAATACTTCATTCACTTCTTTGTGGAATACAGGTTATGCAACCTTAATTACAGATTTGAATACGATTATTAATTTTCCAGATGCTCAGGCCAATTCAAATTACAAAGGAATTGCTTTAACGCTTCGTTCATGGACATTTTTATTGCTGACAGATGCTTACGGAAGTATTCCATATAAAGAAGCGGGACAGAAAGTGACTCCAGCCTATAATACACAAAAAGAAGTATACACAGGTTTGTTAGAAGATTTAGCAAAAGCGCAGTCTTTATTAAGCACAACAAATGGTACTGTTACAGGTGATTTGGTTTACAAAGGAGATGTAGCAAAATGGAAAAGATTTGTGAATTCACTTCGTCTCAGAATAGCATTAAGAATTGCTGATAAAGAACCTGCTTTAGCAAAACAAGCCGCTATCGATGCAACAACTGATGCAGCTGGAGTTTTAAGCAGTAATAACGATACTTTTAAGTTTACGTATATTGCTTCTCCTCAGCAAAATCCAGCTTCGGCTTGGTTTGAAACTCGTGATGATTTCCGTATTTCAAAAACGATGGTAGATAAATTAAAAGAGTTTTCAGATCCTCGTTTACCCGTTTATGCACAATTACCGTCAGATGCAACTGTTGGTACGTATGTTGGAGGTGGCAACGGATTATCAAATAGTGATGCGAACAACCAAGGTTTTGCTAAAACATCTAAACCAGGAACTTATTTCCTAACGTCAACATCGCCGGCTGTAATTTATTCTTATTCAGAAGCATTATTTAATCTTGCTGAAGCTGTTGCTCGTGGATATATTTCTGGTGATGCTGAAACGCTTTATAAAAATGCCATTACAGCATCATTCAATCAATTTGGAATTACAGATGCTACAGTAATCTCTAATTATTTGAATCAGGCAACTGTAAAATACGATGCTTCCAATTATGCTAAATCTATTGGTACACAAAAGTGGATTGCCTTTTTTGGACAAGGATTAGATGCCTTTACAGAATGGAGAAGATTGGATTTTCCAGTTTTGACAGCTGGACCCAATACTGTTTTGGATGGAAAAATTCCTTCTCGTTTTTTCTATCCTGGAACAGAGCAGTCATTAAATGGAATTAATTATCAAAATGCAGTGTCAGATCAAGGAAAAGATCTACTGACAACTAAATTATGGTTTGATGCTAAATAGATCCTATTTTTTGTTTTTTCGCTAAAAAGACAAAATATTTTTAAGAAAGAAAAATCTTAAGTAAAAGCCCTGTATCGCCCTAGTGATACGGGGTTTTTTATTTCGAATTTGTATATTTGTGATTATTTAAAATATTCTAAGTATATAAATGCTCCAATCATTACCCTTGGATCCTAAAACGATTTTTCTTCTTTACTTTTGGGGAAATTTATTTGTCTGCATTCTTATTTTCAGCTATTCCTTTTCATATGCTTCTACAGAAAACAGGAAAAAGCTCAATACGTTTGGTTTTGGAAAAGTACTATTAACCATAGGCTGGATATGTATTTTTTTGAGAGGTATAGTTCCAGATTTTATTTCGATCAACTTTGGTAATACTATTATTCTTTCAGGATGTTGGTACGAAACCATCGCGATAATATCTATGAATAAAGCTAAATTTAATAGACGTTATCAAATACAAACTGTTTTAACTGTTATTGCAATTGTGGTTTTTAATATGGCAGCTTTGCTCGGAGGATCAATGAATACCCGTATTATAATTATGTCTCTTTGTATATTTGCTATTTATCTGCTTCCTACAATTGGTTATTTTAGAGAGAAAGCGACAAATTTTTTCCGTGTATTTTATCTTCTTTGTTACGTTTCTTTTGAAATTTTAATTTTTATAAGGGCAGTTTATACCTATGTAAGCCCGCAGCAGCATTTTTTTAGGCAAAGTACATTTGACAGTTTATATAGTATTGGATTATTTTTGCTGACTCTTGTTGGGACTGTTGGTTTTCTATTATTGGTAAAAGAAAAACAGGATCTCAAAATACAGAAATTATTAAAGGACAAAAATTTATTCTTCTCTATAATTGCCCATGATTTAAAAGGGCCGCTGGGATCTTCGCTGGCTTTATCTGAAATTTTGTCTCAGGAAATTGATACCTACAGCCGTGAAGAAATCAAAGAGATTACAGAAATGCTTCATGATTCAAACAAAAACATTTATAAGCTTCTTGAAAACCTTTTGAATTGGTCGCGAATGCAGACTGGAATGATAGAATACAATCCGAAAATGATCGATTTAAACAGTTTAATTGAAGAAAACATAAAACTCAGCAAGAGTACAGCATTAAACAAAAATATTGATTTAAGGTTCGAATCAACAGAAGTTGTTAGTACAATGCTTGATAAAGATATGATTGATACCGTTTTAAGAAACCTTTTAACCAATGCTGTTAAATTTACAGAACAGCAAGGGGAAATTGTAGTGAGTCTTCATAAAACAAATAAAAAAGCAGAAGTATCTATTAGAGATAACGGAATTGGAATTCCGCTCAATATTCAAGAAAAGCTTTTTAAAATTAATGAAAAAGTAATTCAGAAAGGCACCGAAAATGAAATCGGAAATGGATTAGGTTTACTGCTCTGCCATGAGTTTATAAAAAAACACCATGGTGAAATCTGGGCTGAAAGTAAACTCGGAAAAGGCAGTACTTTTAAGTTTATACTGCCTTTAGAAAAATAAGAAAACCATATCTTTAATTTTTTAATCGAACAAAACTTCTTTTTTTCTTCAAATATTAATTTTAACCTTCTTAAGACTTGCATATTCAGTAATTTCTTAACCATTCCATATATTAAATTTTTTGTTCTGTTTGCTTACGTTGTATTATCCGTTATTATAATATGCGATATATGATGAATTTGCGAAATATAACTAATCTTAATACTAGTTTTAAGTGTATTTGTTTGATTTTTAGTAAATTAGTTGTTTAGCACGCTTCTTGCTTTTTCTTTTTCATTATCAGATTAGCTAAAAAAGGCGTGTTTTTTCTCTTAATAAACCACGTCTTCCAAATTTGATTTTCGGTACAGTTTACACTAAACTGAGTTGTTCTATAACTATAAAAAGCTGTTTACTAATTAAATATCAATTTTATGACAAAATCAAAATCTATTATTCTTG
This portion of the Flavobacterium panacagri genome encodes:
- a CDS encoding sensor histidine kinase; this encodes MLQSLPLDPKTIFLLYFWGNLFVCILIFSYSFSYASTENRKKLNTFGFGKVLLTIGWICIFLRGIVPDFISINFGNTIILSGCWYETIAIISMNKAKFNRRYQIQTVLTVIAIVVFNMAALLGGSMNTRIIIMSLCIFAIYLLPTIGYFREKATNFFRVFYLLCYVSFEILIFIRAVYTYVSPQQHFFRQSTFDSLYSIGLFLLTLVGTVGFLLLVKEKQDLKIQKLLKDKNLFFSIIAHDLKGPLGSSLALSEILSQEIDTYSREEIKEITEMLHDSNKNIYKLLENLLNWSRMQTGMIEYNPKMIDLNSLIEENIKLSKSTALNKNIDLRFESTEVVSTMLDKDMIDTVLRNLLTNAVKFTEQQGEIVVSLHKTNKKAEVSIRDNGIGIPLNIQEKLFKINEKVIQKGTENEIGNGLGLLLCHEFIKKHHGEIWAESKLGKGSTFKFILPLEK
- a CDS encoding SusD/RagB family nutrient-binding outer membrane lipoprotein, with the translated sequence MLKKLSYIILFGLTLTSCSDTLDDINKNPNATETPLAPYLLTGSLKQGADLYWGSENNFNSSLLFVQHWAKIQYTEPDRYDVSNTSFTSLWNTGYATLITDLNTIINFPDAQANSNYKGIALTLRSWTFLLLTDAYGSIPYKEAGQKVTPAYNTQKEVYTGLLEDLAKAQSLLSTTNGTVTGDLVYKGDVAKWKRFVNSLRLRIALRIADKEPALAKQAAIDATTDAAGVLSSNNDTFKFTYIASPQQNPASAWFETRDDFRISKTMVDKLKEFSDPRLPVYAQLPSDATVGTYVGGGNGLSNSDANNQGFAKTSKPGTYFLTSTSPAVIYSYSEALFNLAEAVARGYISGDAETLYKNAITASFNQFGITDATVISNYLNQATVKYDASNYAKSIGTQKWIAFFGQGLDAFTEWRRLDFPVLTAGPNTVLDGKIPSRFFYPGTEQSLNGINYQNAVSDQGKDLLTTKLWFDAK